One genomic region from Prunus persica cultivar Lovell chromosome G3, Prunus_persica_NCBIv2, whole genome shotgun sequence encodes:
- the LOC18784027 gene encoding scarecrow-like transcription factor PAT1, whose amino-acid sequence MQASKHHRSSGMSNRLCYQPVQEVEAYCLPRFQTLDPQVHYNNESSQSTVFSAQNFHIKYCTLESSAANGSYTVYNSPSTVNFSPNGSPMSQQDSHSYPPPDQYHSPDQNYSSPISGSCITDDATDFKYKLKQLETVMLGPDSNILDNYCSTFQNGTSNTLPETDSWGQIMDSISKRDLKQVLIFCAKAVADNDLLLAQWMMDELRQMVSVSGEPIQRLGAYLLEGLVARRASSGSNIYKALRCKEPASSELLSYMHILYEVCPYFKFGYMSANGAIAEAMKDENRVHIIDFQIGQGSQWLTLIQAFAARPGGPPHIRITGIDDSMSAYARGGGLNIVGKRLSKLAELFKVPFEFHAAAMSGCEVQLKHLGVRPGEALAMNFAFMLHHMPDESVSTQNHRDRLLRLVKSLSPKVVTLVEQESNTNTAAFFPRFVETLNYYTAMFESIDVTLPRDHKERINVEQHCLAREVVNIIACEGVERVERHELLGKWRLRFTMAGFTPYPLSSLVNATIKTLLDNYSDKYRLQERDGALYLGWKNRDLVASCAWKCKPSTN is encoded by the coding sequence ATGCAAGCATCAAAGCATCACAGAAGTTCAGGCATGTCGAACCGGTTGTGTTATCAGCCAGTCCAAGAAGTAGAAGCCTACTGCTTGCCTCGGTTCCAAACTTTGGACCCCCAGGTGCATTACAACAATGAGAGCAGCCAAAGTACCGTCTTCTCAGCTCAGAATTTCCATATTAAGTACTGCACTTTGGAGTCTTCCGCAGCAAATGGCAGCTACACTGTCTATAACTCCCCATCAACTGTCAATTTCTCACCCAACGGAAGCCCAATGTCACAGCAAGATTCTCACTCATATCCACCACCTGACCAGTACCATTCCCCTGACCAGAATTATAGCTCTCCGATAAGCGGATCCTGCATTACCGATGATGCAACCGACTTCAAGTACAAGCTGAAACAGTTAGAAACTGTAATGCTAGGTCCTGATTCCAATATTCTTGACAACTATTGCAGCACCTTTCAGAATGGGACTAGCAATACCCTGCCAGAAACGGATAGCTGGGGACAGATTATGGATTCAATCTCTAAAAGGGATTTAAAACAAGTCCTCATTTTCTGTGCAAAAGCAGTAGCAGATAATGATCTTTTACTGGCACAATGGATGATGGATGAACTACGCCAGATGGTGTCGGTTTCTGGTGAGCCAATTCAAAGGCTGGGAGCATATTTGTTGGAAGGACTAGTTGCAAGGAGGGCATCCTCAGGGAGTAACATCTACAAAGCATTGAGATGCAAAGAACCAGCAAGTTCAGAACTCCTCTCCTACATGCATATTCTTTATGAGGTTTGCCCCTACTTCAAATTCGGGTACATGTCTGCAAATGGAGCCATTGCAGAAGCCATGAAGGATGAAAATAGAGTTCACATAATTGATTTCCAAATTGGACAGGGGAGTCAGTGGCTCACTCTAATCCAGGCCTTTGCAGCCAGACCTGGTGGACCACCTCACATCCGCATAACAGGCATCGACGACTCCATGTCAGCTTATGCCCGCGGAGGAGGACTAAATATTGTAGGGAAGAGGCTATCTAAGCTTGCCGAGTTGTTCAAAGTGCCATTTGAGTTCCATGCTGCTGCCATGTCTGGTTGCGAGGTTCAGCTGAAGCATCTTGGTGTTCGACCTGGGGAGGCATTGGCTATGAACTTTGCATTCATGCTGCACCACATGCCAGATGAGAGTGTCAGCACTCAGAATCATCGCGACCGGTTGTTGAGGTTGGTTAAGAGCCTGTCTCCAAAGGTAGTGACCCTTGTTGAACAAGAATCTAACACAAACACTGCTGCATTCTTTCCACGGTTTGTGGAAACACTAAATTACTACACGGCTATGTTCGAGTCAATTGATGTTACTCTTCCAAGGGATCATAAGGAAAGGATCAATGTAGAGCAACACTGCTTGGCTAGGGAGGTGGTTAACATAATCGCATGCGAGGGCGTTGAGAGGGTGGAAAGACATGAGCTTCTTGGGAAGTGGAGGTTGCGGTTCACAATGGCTGGATTTACTCCATACCCTTTAAGCTCTTTGGTAAATGCCACCATCAAGACACTGCTAGACAACTACTCTGACAAATATAGGCTtcaagagagagatggagctCTCTATCTTGGCTGGAAGAACAGAGATTTGGTTGCTTCTTGTGCCTGGAAGTGCAAACCGAGCACAAATTAA